Proteins from a genomic interval of Leptospira bandrabouensis:
- a CDS encoding ATP-binding cassette domain-containing protein — translation MASIDSNVIQIKNATIETKDGLKIWKGITLEIQRGYIHGIIGESGSGKSTLGFSLFGMVPKGCHLSYERFRVLGEDVRSKNLGTKLFMVPQNPNSAFHPFRTIKAQVQDFFKLSGFENISYESLFLIWDQLSIPRNHWKVYARTLSGGEKQRILLSLAFLRTPEILVLDEPTTGLDAFSEKIVLETVQNLAKMGMTVVFITHELRIVESLASQVTIMKQGEVIETISVLNHNLEPNTEYGKQLKEASLLFQ, via the coding sequence TTGGCCTCGATTGATTCAAATGTGATCCAAATCAAAAATGCAACCATCGAAACAAAGGATGGGTTAAAGATTTGGAAGGGAATTACTTTAGAGATACAAAGAGGTTATATCCACGGCATTATCGGTGAGTCGGGTTCGGGAAAGTCAACGCTCGGATTCTCATTGTTTGGGATGGTGCCGAAGGGTTGTCATTTATCCTATGAAAGATTTAGAGTTCTTGGGGAAGATGTTCGTTCTAAAAACCTGGGAACCAAACTTTTTATGGTTCCGCAAAATCCCAATTCAGCTTTCCATCCGTTTCGCACCATCAAAGCACAGGTCCAAGATTTTTTTAAATTATCGGGTTTTGAAAATATTTCTTATGAATCTTTGTTTTTGATTTGGGATCAGTTATCGATTCCTAGAAATCATTGGAAAGTCTATGCAAGGACTTTGTCTGGTGGAGAAAAACAGAGAATTCTACTTTCCTTAGCTTTTTTAAGAACCCCAGAGATTTTGGTATTAGATGAACCTACCACGGGACTCGATGCCTTTTCGGAAAAAATTGTCTTGGAAACCGTCCAAAACCTTGCAAAAATGGGGATGACAGTTGTTTTTATTACACACGAGCTTCGGATCGTCGAAAGTCTGGCCTCTCAAGTTACGATAATGAAACAAGGGGAAGTCATAGAAACCATTTCGGTTCTAAACCACAACCTGGAGCCAAATACAGAATATGGAAAACAACTTAAGGAAGCCTCTCTACTATTTCAGTAA
- a CDS encoding FHA domain-containing protein — protein MENNLRKPLYYFSNWTFLFLVLIPSVLFAEPGLSLRSVDTGSYPEVKIRFHSNHSFESQGFVISEQMGSNSRLTDSFHLHKTEVKNPVHLYISIPSYTNAEDRRWLIQLANQLVKVSEQSGGTSKLQIQSDENKHFFERIRSNVLDISFPFPKVPPPNYPIRNWENFLAGIKKNQTTEDHILVFVSFSPEWQDRFEIPELAKRIREKNLQLIVLAPSSLEATKLASYANGRHYPISKPNSYSELFSYLRALGETDYELIYVSPWKLSRWKTNFVSGGFATGDQGIRLEFQYELSFLKSLYLHLSDPLFFFPVSFFLIFLCLAALYYLRGYEEPRPGLVTLPNQESDFSERKEELEVYDRMYGETMEKAARDREIAVAIAEKESLPGVSYSYAVLMRKDSNHNPIQYVLQFDEVTIGSWESNHLVLDDPNVAGIHAKIKNKKGKYILFDCVSETGVYLNGKKLLRPKVLHNLDEIQIGKTILSFRGR, from the coding sequence ATGGAAAACAACTTAAGGAAGCCTCTCTACTATTTCAGTAATTGGACTTTTCTGTTTTTAGTTCTAATTCCCTCAGTTCTTTTCGCAGAACCTGGATTAAGTCTTAGGTCAGTGGATACGGGTTCGTATCCAGAAGTCAAAATTCGATTCCACTCCAACCATTCTTTTGAATCCCAAGGTTTTGTGATTTCAGAGCAGATGGGTTCCAATTCTCGCCTGACTGATTCCTTTCACCTTCACAAGACAGAAGTGAAAAACCCCGTACATTTATACATTTCGATTCCAAGTTATACCAATGCAGAAGATCGTCGTTGGCTCATACAATTAGCAAACCAATTGGTGAAAGTAAGTGAACAAAGTGGCGGAACATCCAAGTTACAAATTCAGTCGGACGAAAATAAACATTTTTTTGAACGTATTCGCTCAAACGTACTTGATATTTCCTTTCCTTTTCCAAAAGTTCCCCCGCCTAACTATCCCATTCGAAACTGGGAAAATTTCCTTGCGGGGATAAAGAAAAACCAAACCACGGAAGATCATATCCTAGTTTTTGTAAGTTTTTCACCTGAATGGCAAGATCGATTTGAAATTCCAGAACTTGCCAAAAGAATTCGCGAAAAGAATTTACAATTGATAGTGCTCGCACCGAGCAGTTTGGAAGCGACTAAACTTGCCAGTTATGCGAATGGAAGGCATTATCCTATTTCTAAACCGAATAGTTATTCTGAGTTGTTTTCGTATTTACGAGCTTTGGGTGAAACAGATTACGAACTAATTTATGTTTCCCCTTGGAAACTCTCTAGGTGGAAAACAAACTTTGTTTCCGGTGGATTTGCTACAGGTGACCAGGGCATTCGCTTAGAATTTCAATATGAACTTTCCTTTTTAAAAAGTTTATATTTACATTTATCTGATCCTTTGTTTTTCTTTCCTGTTAGTTTTTTTCTCATTTTTCTTTGTTTGGCGGCATTGTATTATTTGCGTGGGTATGAAGAACCACGCCCAGGTTTGGTAACCCTTCCCAACCAAGAGTCTGATTTTTCGGAAAGGAAGGAAGAACTCGAAGTTTATGACAGGATGTATGGGGAAACCATGGAGAAGGCCGCGCGCGATCGAGAAATCGCTGTTGCCATTGCAGAAAAAGAATCACTTCCAGGTGTATCCTATTCCTATGCGGTCCTTATGCGAAAAGATTCTAATCATAATCCGATTCAATACGTATTGCAGTTTGATGAAGTGACCATTGGAAGTTGGGAATCTAACCACTTGGTACTTGATGATCCGAATGTTGCGGGAATTCATGCAAAGATAAAAAATAAAAAGGGAAAGTATATATTGTTTGATTGTGTCTCCGAAACTGGGGTATACTTAAATGGAAAAAAATTACTTCGTCCTAAAGTTCTTCATAATTTAGATGAAATTCAAATTGGGAAAACGATTCTTTCGTTTCGAGGCAGGTAG
- the leuC gene encoding 3-isopropylmalate dehydratase large subunit, whose product MKTMFEKIWNDHLVHEEDGTCLIYIDRHLVHEVTSPQAFESLKLTNRKVRRPDATFATMDHNVSTRTRDWKSVDPISVLQMQTLMDNCKENGITLFDINHPDNGIVHVVAPELGLTHPGMTIVCGDSHTATHGAFGALAFGIGTSEVEHVLATQTLVQKKPKTLEIRVDGKLSPLVSAKDIVLAIIGKIGTDGATGYVIEFTGEAIRSLSMEGRMTICNMAIEAGARAGLISPDDTTINYIKGRDFAPKGDAFEVAAAKWRAYATDAGAKFDKTVILNASEIAPMVSWGTSPGQVIPVTNVVPSPSDFTDPVQKKSAESALAYMDLKPGQKLSDVKVNKVFIGSCTNSRIEDLRVVANTVKGKKVSKDVEAIIVPGSGRVKRQAEQEGLDKIFLEAGFQWRNPGCSMCLAMNDDVLSPGDRCASTSNRNFEGRQGKGGRTHLVGPAMAAAVAVEGHFVDIREWK is encoded by the coding sequence ATGAAAACCATGTTTGAGAAGATTTGGAATGACCATTTGGTTCACGAGGAAGATGGAACCTGCCTCATCTATATTGATAGACACCTTGTCCATGAGGTAACAAGCCCACAGGCTTTTGAAAGTTTAAAACTAACAAACAGAAAAGTGCGTAGACCAGACGCAACTTTTGCTACGATGGACCACAACGTATCCACAAGAACTCGGGATTGGAAATCTGTAGATCCCATCTCTGTCCTTCAGATGCAAACTCTTATGGACAATTGTAAAGAAAACGGAATTACATTATTTGATATCAACCATCCGGACAATGGAATTGTCCACGTGGTGGCACCAGAACTTGGTTTAACTCATCCTGGTATGACCATTGTTTGTGGGGATTCCCATACAGCCACTCATGGTGCTTTTGGAGCTCTTGCTTTTGGAATCGGAACCTCAGAAGTAGAACATGTTTTGGCAACACAAACTCTTGTCCAAAAGAAACCAAAAACTTTAGAGATTCGAGTGGATGGAAAATTATCTCCCCTTGTTTCTGCAAAAGACATAGTCCTTGCCATCATTGGTAAAATTGGCACTGATGGGGCAACAGGATACGTGATTGAATTTACAGGAGAGGCCATTCGTTCTCTCAGTATGGAAGGTCGTATGACCATTTGTAATATGGCGATTGAAGCGGGTGCTCGTGCCGGTCTCATTTCTCCCGATGACACTACTATTAATTATATTAAAGGAAGAGATTTTGCTCCTAAAGGTGATGCCTTTGAAGTAGCAGCTGCTAAATGGAGAGCTTATGCTACTGATGCTGGTGCTAAGTTTGATAAAACAGTAATACTCAATGCGAGTGAAATTGCACCTATGGTTTCTTGGGGAACCTCACCTGGCCAAGTCATTCCTGTAACAAACGTAGTTCCAAGTCCTTCTGATTTCACAGATCCTGTGCAAAAAAAATCAGCAGAGTCCGCTCTTGCTTATATGGATTTAAAACCGGGTCAAAAACTATCGGATGTTAAGGTAAATAAAGTATTTATTGGTTCTTGTACGAACTCAAGGATCGAAGACCTTCGTGTGGTAGCAAATACAGTCAAAGGTAAAAAAGTCAGTAAAGATGTAGAAGCCATCATTGTTCCAGGTTCTGGTCGCGTGAAACGACAAGCCGAACAGGAAGGCCTAGATAAAATCTTTTTAGAAGCTGGATTCCAATGGCGTAATCCTGGTTGTTCTATGTGTCTTGCCATGAATGACGATGTTTTATCGCCAGGTGATCGTTGTGCTTCCACTTCCAACAGAAACTTTGAAGGAAGACAGGGGAAAGGGGGACGCACCCATTTAGTCGGACCAGCAATGGCAGCGGCCGTGGCAGTGGAAGGACATTTTGTAGACATTCGGGAGTGGAAATAA
- the leuD gene encoding 3-isopropylmalate dehydratase small subunit produces the protein MKAFTKLKGIAALLDKANVDTDQIIPKQFLRKIERSGFGQHLFHDWRFLDDAGKKPNPEFVLNAERYKGANILVTRDNFGCGSSREHAPWALEDYGFRSIISPSYADIFYNNCFKNGMLPIVLSESQVEEIFQAIDKKPGANLEIDLENQVVITEEGKKYPFEVDAFRKHCLLNGLDDIGLTLQKADFIQKFEEKNQKEVPWLYAKTV, from the coding sequence ATGAAAGCATTTACAAAGTTAAAAGGAATCGCGGCTCTTTTAGATAAGGCAAACGTAGACACAGACCAAATCATTCCTAAACAATTCCTTCGCAAAATTGAAAGGTCAGGCTTTGGCCAACATCTATTCCATGACTGGCGATTTTTGGATGACGCTGGTAAAAAACCAAATCCAGAATTTGTTTTGAATGCAGAAAGATACAAAGGTGCCAATATCCTTGTCACAAGAGATAACTTTGGATGCGGATCTTCCAGAGAACATGCTCCTTGGGCCTTAGAAGATTACGGATTCCGTTCCATCATCTCTCCTTCCTATGCAGATATTTTTTATAATAACTGTTTTAAAAATGGAATGTTACCCATTGTTTTATCGGAGAGCCAAGTAGAAGAAATTTTCCAGGCCATCGATAAAAAACCAGGTGCCAACTTGGAAATCGATTTGGAAAACCAAGTGGTCATTACCGAAGAAGGGAAAAAATATCCGTTTGAAGTGGATGCATTTCGTAAACACTGTTTGCTCAATGGTTTGGATGATATTGGACTGACTCTCCAAAAAGCAGATTTTATTCAAAAATTTGAGGAAAAGAACCAAAAAGAAGTTCCCTGGTTGTATGCAAAGACTGTATAA
- a CDS encoding FKBP-type peptidyl-prolyl cis-trans isomerase has protein sequence MKLFSILLGFLLVSTSLFADELLIQDTKQGLGREAIRGTTVVVHYTGKLTNGKVFDSSLDRGEPFSFQLGQGQVIQGWERGIVGMKEGGKRKLTIPPQYGYGARAVGPIPANSTLVFDVELIKVK, from the coding sequence ATGAAACTGTTTTCAATTTTACTCGGATTTTTACTCGTATCAACCAGTCTTTTTGCTGATGAACTTTTGATCCAGGACACCAAACAGGGGTTAGGGAGAGAAGCCATTCGCGGAACTACGGTTGTGGTTCATTACACAGGAAAGTTAACCAATGGAAAAGTATTTGATTCTTCTCTTGATCGCGGCGAACCTTTTAGTTTTCAATTGGGCCAAGGACAAGTCATCCAAGGTTGGGAAAGAGGCATCGTGGGAATGAAAGAAGGTGGGAAACGAAAACTGACGATCCCTCCACAATATGGATACGGCGCACGCGCAGTTGGTCCCATTCCTGCCAACTCAACTCTTGTATTTGATGTGGAACTGATTAAAGTAAAATAA
- a CDS encoding PLP-dependent cysteine synthase family protein — MIDPISKGIDDLGNSLLQALNNVQGIFGKELSVAKPIVDNVLQLIGNTPLIRLNRIGSEYTGVQFYLKAEFLNPTGSAKDRTAIAMYLDAEKRGKLKKGMSVVLVGAGSSSVSFTWIGKVKGYPVFCLVPLQTSPERIQLLRSYGAEVTVTNESDLGRLSELAEDKAKKLGGWIPDEASNPANPNFHFKTTGPEIWRDLQGKVGAVISAPGSGGAITGIGRFLKSQDRRVKVIIAGKQNSPFMEYGKTDNPKERERIQLPAVYDPKLIDHYFHVTKDEALHLQADLYEKEGIFAGLTTGTVITGALRFSESIPESERNERNPFNIVILSPDRD, encoded by the coding sequence ATGATAGATCCAATTTCCAAAGGCATCGATGACTTAGGCAACAGCTTACTTCAGGCTTTGAACAATGTACAAGGTATCTTTGGAAAGGAACTTTCTGTTGCCAAACCCATTGTAGACAATGTCCTCCAACTGATTGGCAATACCCCTCTCATTCGGTTGAATCGGATTGGTTCTGAATATACAGGGGTTCAGTTTTATCTAAAAGCTGAATTTTTAAATCCTACTGGCTCTGCGAAAGACAGAACTGCTATTGCGATGTATTTGGATGCCGAAAAAAGAGGGAAACTAAAAAAAGGAATGTCTGTAGTGCTTGTTGGTGCTGGATCTTCCTCGGTTAGTTTCACTTGGATTGGAAAAGTAAAAGGATATCCTGTATTCTGTTTGGTTCCACTGCAAACTTCCCCAGAGCGCATCCAGTTATTACGTAGTTACGGGGCAGAAGTGACTGTCACCAATGAATCAGATTTGGGCCGTCTTTCTGAACTTGCAGAAGATAAAGCTAAAAAGTTAGGTGGATGGATTCCTGATGAAGCATCCAATCCAGCAAATCCCAATTTTCATTTCAAAACGACAGGTCCTGAGATCTGGAGAGACTTACAAGGGAAAGTGGGAGCTGTGATTTCGGCACCGGGATCCGGTGGAGCGATCACTGGAATTGGGCGATTTTTAAAATCACAAGACCGCCGGGTGAAAGTCATTATTGCGGGAAAACAAAACTCGCCTTTTATGGAATATGGAAAAACTGACAATCCAAAAGAAAGAGAAAGAATCCAACTTCCTGCCGTTTATGATCCCAAATTAATTGATCATTATTTTCATGTGACGAAAGATGAAGCCTTACACCTGCAAGCTGACCTTTACGAAAAGGAAGGAATTTTTGCAGGACTTACCACGGGGACAGTCATCACAGGAGCTCTTAGGTTTTCGGAATCTATTCCTGAGTCCGAAAGAAACGAAAGAAATCCTTTTAATATCGTGATTTTATCCCCTGATCGGGATTAA